ACTTCATCGGCAGCATGCCGCGGCCGGACAATATCATGGAGTCCAGCCAGGGACACTCCGGTTGACCCACCATCTCCTTGTAAGCCGAATTGGCGAGGCGCACCCTGTTTTGGGAGTCGGACACCACCGCCGGGAGCTCGTCGGACTCGacctcttcctccacctcctcagGCCTCTTGGAAACAGGGACGGCTGGTACGGCACTGGCGTCATGGCATATGGACCCGACGCTGATGCTCGACCCCACCGGTCGCACCGGCTGGGGCACGATCACCCTTGGCTCCTGCAGCTTCTGCAGCAGGTCTTGCTCCACCAGGACCGCAGCGTCCGCCTTGGCCTCGGGCGAGAGAGGTAGGACGGTGAGGGTTGGGATGTCGCAAGCGCTCTTCTGGCAGGTGAAGGGGACGAACGTAGGGTACGTGGGGCTCAGCTGGGCCTGCGGCCCCGCGGCGGCGAGGACGGGGAGGATGCTCCTCTGACGCTTGTTCGGGTTGGGAGCGAGCTCAGCGCGTCCACGCTTTCGTGCACGGCAGGAGCGGGGAGCGCGGAGGCGGAGCGCGCCCGCTGACGTCACCTTCTGACATGTGCCCTCGGCTAGCTGTGGCCGGGGAAGCGACGGCTTAGGTGCGATAGGCCGGAATCTGGCCATGATCGCATGGGTCTTGGCCATGTCCATGGAGAGAAACATGGTCGGTAGGTTGACTGCCTTCCCTCTGTGACTGAGAGTAGCGAGTGATCCGGTGGGTTTGAATGGGGAGGCGAAAGGTTtaagagagggggaggagggcaGCAAAGCGAGCTGAGCAGGGCCTGGGTGGTGGCACGTGGGAGAGTGGCGTGGTACGTGGAGTGGAGGTTTACGAAAGCGAGACACGTAGGGTCTTTTTCTACAGCGAGGATTGGTGTTGGCAAAAGGAAGCTACGGTTACATGTGGAGCGGGGGGAGGGGAAGAGGGAGGTTCAGAAATGGCGTGACATTTATCCTGCGCCATGGGGAGGGCGAATggggagcgagcgagcggcggcgTGGCGTGGTCATGCGCCATGCGTAGCGTGCACACATGGCGGCAGGCCAGGGGATGGGCCTCGGTGCTTCCGATTGGAGACGGATGGGAAGACGGAGTTAAGCGAGGAGGAAAGAAGGGGGGTTGTGACCGTGGGCGCCGTTCtcgaggggtgggggggggggggaggggaggggggagaggagaggaggaatGCATGGACAGGGATGTGGTCGCTGGTTGGCAAGTGTCGAGCAGAGGTGGTGGCAGAGCTTCCGTGAAGGAATAGATGCGTTCGGTTAACCGGCACGCCGGGGCGAGAAGCGTGATTTTATCGTCTTGATGATGGCTTTTGGGAGACGGCCTTTAGGTTCCACGTGCCTTCGTCCTGGGGGACGGCCTTTAGGTTTACTGGCATGGGCTGGCTGTTTGGAAAGCATACGTGTTACCTAAATATATAACAATAACAAACTTAGATAGACATTCTTTTAAACCTATCCATCATTTTCTTTCAATTAATACCAGCAAAAAAGAAAAGGGGTAGAAAATAGACCCTCCCATCTTCTCTAGAGGTTTTGCATAGGTGAGTCTGGTTTTGAATTCGGTAAGAACATATACGACAGGAGAAATTAGTCAGATGACTTCTATTCTTCCCGTCCCGAGATTAGCGAAGATGGATCTGATATTAAATCAGGCAAATAATGTAACCATATTAGGAGAAATCAGTCAAATGTCATTTCTTCTCGAGGTTAAATATTCATATATTTAGAGAGGACTGAGTGCCGTAATCATAGCACAAAATATATACTTAACTTCACCTTTTCTTTAGCTATCACAGCCTCTCTTAGAGCTGTTATATCTTAAGCTTAATATATCATCATTCAAATtgacatttcaaagagaagtcaCTTAGAGCTGATAGTCCTAGTAGAGCAAATATATGATCTGATAGCTCTTCAGGTATTAGGTGATTCACCTTCTTTATGCCCTCATTTCCATTTCTTCTAGGACATAAGTATCTCCCTGTGTAGACAGCTTATTTATTGCACTGTAGTAGCTTATGTTGGATCACGCATTGTTTATTGGTTATATCGTGGATGCAATTTGTTTTTATATCTGCATTTAAATATTTACACTTGAAGATTCGTGAAATAAAGTTAGACGAATCTTTTCTTCCAGAGAGATGATGGTTCAAGAATGTTTAGCATTTATAGTCATTATCTCATTAGGGAGAGAAGAGATTCCAAAACATGGTGAAAGAAACACCATCAATCAATGTCCCAATAGCAACCAGACATGCCAAATGGCGATACAGACAGACCTACTACCAAGCTAAACAGATCCAAGTTTCTGGCGTCGGTTTAAAGCATAAGTAAATGGACACATGTTCCCCAGAGCAGAGGGCTCAATCCCTGATCATCGGCATCGAACCCGTCTCAGAAGCAAGCATCCAAAAGGCAGCAACAGCAGAGAGCGGCCAAACTGCACCATCACAAGACAAACAGCAATTAAACACCATCAGCGAGGATAGTGTAGCACATATCAACATCCGGATTTGGGTTCTCCTCAGAGGATCCGGACTCCAAAAATAAGTCCACCTCCGGGGAGCGCGCACGACAGCAGCCCCCTGTCTATCGTGCGCCAGCGACGGCGGTTGGTATCAATGCTCcgcaagaaaaagaagagagagaggaggaaacgGAGAGGGGTTCTATCTAAGCTATTACCATCCTTCGAGGAAGGAAGgcccttgctgctgctgctgctgctgctgcggcggcgGTGGCTGGGCGTAAGGGGGCGGATACCCCTGCTGCGGGTAGCCCGCGGACGGGTACCCGGGAGGCGGGTATGAGTCCTTGGCGTACCCCTCCGCCGGATAACCTGCAAGATCACAATCCAGGTCTTAGTATAGAAGAAGAGAAGCCATCTGCCAGGTCATCACTGATGGATGCCTCACCCTGGGGTGGAGGGACGCCGACGGGGGGTTGCTGCTGATTGTAGTAGCTCATCCTTCCTTCCCTTGTTCGCGGCGGTCGGATCCTTCGGCTCTCTTGGAAGAAGGGTTCTGATTTATAGAATGCCGACCGGTCCCCTGCGCCATGGAGTCGGTGACCATCGTCCGTGACGATGAACCCTTCTATAGACGCGATCACGGCCGTTCATTCCATACGGAGCCCAACCCATCACCGCCCATCGGTGCTGGTGTCTGCAAAGCGGCTTGGAGGGGATCCGAAGTCATAGATGGTGGCGCGGGGAAGCCGCGTTTGTTCTGTTCGCTTCGGGGGAGGCGTATCTCGTACTTTTTAACTGATCAACAGTGTCTCACCCGGTTGGAATACCCCCTTCGTAATTGGAAGTAGGTGTGGGGTCACCCGTTGTGCTCTGAACCAGGTACGAAATCTTGGCGGGACTGTGACGATCTGGGGTATCCATTTCCTTCCCTCCGAAGGAAGGAATCAAACCGAACCGTTTGTTTGTCGGGGAATATATCCTTTACTTGAGGAAATAAGTATATCAGCAGTCCTTTTATTTGATCTGGTCCATATTTCCTCCAATATGATTTAGGAATCAAGTAAAGTGTCTctcattctttttccttttttttatattctgTTTCCCATGTCTTTAAGCCGTAGGGCTTGCGGCTCGCTTTCTACGTACAGATCGATCACATGGGAGGGAGTCCTTAaagttacatatacatatataatgcaTAAGGAACGTGGTTTAGGTCtccaaggaggaagaagaaggacgcCTTCCTTTCAAAATATTCCACGCTTGGGCTGCTCTTGTTGGAGTGCGCAATTGTGACCGGTttcaagctatatatatatatatatatatattcccttcAACAGCTTCTTCTGACCGTAAATTGCCTTCGCTCGACTGCAAATGGAATCCAGCCATTGAGCCGCGAGGTCATGATATTAACGTTAGCGACACATGGCAATCATCGTCTTTGGACAAACTTGAGGGCCTTCTGGAGAAGAGGAGACTTTGACCACGTTGAGGCAGCCCTTGCGGGGGTGGCGGGGCGTCTGCTTCTCTCGGGAGACCAACACCCCAGTCCGAACTCCTCTTTCTTTAACCGTATTCTTTATGACCAGCATTTCGATCTTGATATCATCACATTTCGTCCTTGAATTTagaccctatatatatatatatatatatatatatatatatatatacacacaattaTGGCGTGTTTCAACCTCAATCGATAAAAACCCGATAGCGAAGGCCCAAACATACGCTATGGCCCAACCGAGCCTAAATGGAGTGTGGCCCCTTTTCCACCTCCCTCTCCTACTCGATCCCTCGCCACTGCTGCGGCGATATTGGCGACGCTCGGGCAGACAGGCGATCTTCGCAACGCTTAGACTCCGGCAGCGCTCTCCAAGGCCTGGTAAGAGACGCTCCTCCTCCACGTCGCTTGTGAGCTCGGCCGGTTGTTTATAGTCTCCGATCTCCAGACTCTGCAGCGCTCTCCAAAGCGGCCCTTCCTCACTTTTCCTCGCTTGCGAGATTGGTTCTTGATAGTTAGGGTCTTGGATTCCATCTTTTTTGTCCGTCTCTTCTCCAGTCTCCCTCCAGGCTGCAATGCTCTTAATAACGTGGTAAAACCCTCTCTCCCTCGTGAGCCGGTTCTTGATGGTTAGGGTCTGGGTCGACTGTTCTACGGTTTCGATCGCGATCGCTACACGGCGTATGTATATTAGGGTTGTCTCCTACTCGATCCATCGCCGGCATCACCCTAAATATGAAAGCTCTCTCTCGCTTTGCTTCTTGAGAGTCGTGAACACCATCTTACCGAACGTGATAGTTCTTGGTAATTCTTTTTTAGTACGATTCCGATCTGTAGTTCGATTCTGTATGTTCTTGATCTTTCTGGATCATGGTCTTCTATTCGATGCCGATGAGAAGTTCTTGGTCCCCATTCCTTTGCCTGGTGGTCTTCTTGTTTGGAGATGGCGTTAGTTGAGTCTATTGCAGGTTCTGATGCTTATAGTTCCTCTTGGCACGATTCGATCTTCTGTTTAAGTCTTTCCGTTCTTCGTCTCCATGGATCTTGATTATGGTGTTATTCCTTGTGAGAAGGCTTTGTTCCCCATTCTTTCGTTATGTGTGCAGTCTTGAGCGCCTATAGTGCTGGTATTGCTTGGTGGTCTTCTTATACGAAGATGTAGTTCGTTAGGTGTACTGTGTATTTCTTTTCATGAGAGACTGACCCCATTCTGATCTGTTGGCTCATTGGGCACCAAAATGTACacttcatgattttgattgaatcattctttttcttttacattaGTGTTTTTTCTTTTCGATAGAAAGTTGGTAGCTGATAAGGGACCATTTGATCGGCCATTGATGCGACCGTAGGCCCGCAAGGGATTGTCAGCTTTGAGCGATGGGTGTATCATTATGATTTTATCCTTTCGGATAAGCATGGGAGCTCCAAAAGACATCTCTGAGGGTAAAAAAGATCCAACGTAAGTCATTGGTTTCCATACTCCTTAAGACTAAATGGTCTTATGCTCCCTTATCAGTAGCTAAATACGGACTAAATGATCCCTTATCAGTAGCTATTACTTTTTTCTACTTTAAATCAAACCGATGTTTGATCACCAGCTCTATATCATATTACCTTTGTCCCTTTTAGAATTTTGTCCCCTCCTAAGTTCCTTGTGGATATCAGCTCTTGTTTGTTCTGTCTGTACAGCTGTGTAATTGATGATGTTGGACTTTGGATTATCAAAGGGCTTAGATGTGGCTACATATTAGTCGCAGGAGGCTGgtgatttaacttgaaagcaatggTTGTTACATTCCACAATCCCAGTGCAGCTTCTAGCCTCGGGAAACTTAATGATTGCCTTCTTACACCCGCAGTTATATGAAGGGTAAGGTTTTTGGATGCTTTGTTAAGTACGGAATAATGCTGGTGCTTTAACTATGGCATCTCATCTTTGAATGGATTTtcttaagttatcaagcttcaaaGGATGGCATTGCTATGTACATCGAGCGCACTAGATGCAGCTCCATCGTCGGATCATATCAGTGTAGCTAGGTGGCACTAGATGCTATGTACAACAATCACATTGATCCTCTGTTTAAGTTGTGGTATGTGCTTGAACTTGGTTTAGTTTATTTGAACACAGGAGTCATACGGGTCATGCTGTTTGACCTGTATGATCTGATAGTAGTGGCATCTCTGAGGAAGACAAGGCTGCGAAAATTAAGACATCTACTACTGCGACTGAGGAGGCCTCGTCCTTTGCTGCTGTTATTGACAAGGTGATTTTGAAACTCTTAATGGCTTGTGGTGCACAAAATTGATTTGAAGGATTGGTTTGGCACGTAGATATATTCTTTGCAAAACAAATTACACAAATATTTAACAATCTCTTGTGGAATACAATGTTCCATGGGAATAATGGTGGTAGGTaaattgatgatttatttttttttttttttttttaatcacaaagtTACAAATTCAAGCCTGAGCAGCTGAGGAAGATGTGATGTGGATTTGTTTGGAGGCAGCTGAAGAGCGTGGATCATCGGCAAAGAAGAAAGGTGAGTTTGATACATGTGTTTTGAGTATTTCATTCTATAGTTGTTGATCGGGTCTCTGTGTTTCAGGATATGTATCCTAATCAACAACAATGTTTGTAATCTTCTAGTTGTACGAACATGGTTACGTACCTACGCTCTTTCAGTTGTTTTATTGTCATCACAAACTTGACATTCTTATGGACAGCTGGAGAGTCTTGGGGACCCCTTACCATGATTTTTGCCATTTGGCCATTTGgggtcagtatatatatatatatataactatttaatttttttaattctaatTCATTTCGTATAATATTTGTACAGATTtgttaattaaaatttatatatgtactatttttttaattctaaaataatatttttgattatGAGAATATGAAATCTTCTAATTATAAAATTCAGTAAGTGTTAATCTATTAAACAAACCATCTAAATCAATCAATCGACGtaactattgtaatctcttgtcaTTGACAATTGTGAATGCACGTCTA
The window above is part of the Musa acuminata AAA Group cultivar baxijiao chromosome BXJ1-1, Cavendish_Baxijiao_AAA, whole genome shotgun sequence genome. Proteins encoded here:
- the LOC135680699 gene encoding cysteine-rich and transmembrane domain-containing protein WIH2-like; translation: MSYYNQQQPPVGVPPPQGYPAEGYAKDSYPPPGYPSAGYPQQGYPPPYAQPPPPQQQQQQQQGPSFLEGCLAALCCCCLLDACF
- the LOC135680695 gene encoding uncharacterized protein LOC135680695, whose product is MFLSMDMAKTHAIMARFRPIAPKPSLPRPQLAEGTCQKVTSAGALRLRAPRSCRARKRGRAELAPNPNKRQRSILPVLAAAGPQAQLSPTYPTFVPFTCQKSACDIPTLTVLPLSPEAKADAAVLVEQDLLQKLQEPRVIVPQPVRPVGSSISVGSICHDASAVPAVPVSKRPEEVEEEVESDELPAVVSDSQNRVRLANSAYKEMVGQPECPWLDSMILSGRGMLPMKSLPRRISGEVMLDVKDSSVPKTSSGFSCKVKIEWACNGRKNLVNVPCNVIRLFCQSRDYLFAWRFDISKASATYCEA